From Vicinamibacteria bacterium, the proteins below share one genomic window:
- a CDS encoding 4-hydroxybenzoate octaprenyltransferase codes for MAFASALKYGRFVKIEHTVFSLPLLVSGALLARDELTLRVLLLILVAGTGARTAALGFNRLLDRKIDRDNPRTRGRELPSGIMSVAEAWLVTGLGVVVFLLAALAISPLCLWLSPIPLALFILYPLLKRLTMWAHLGVGAALAMGPLGAWFAVKLEFTDFENALLLCFFTFFWVSGFDIIYATLDIDFDRSYGLHSLPARLGREAALRVSLGLHLLAFGLLVTLYVRALEGVVSLLLLALVGALLLVEHQKAGDVDLAFFKVNAIVGFVVLGLVVAGTQM; via the coding sequence TCGCTGCCCCTGCTCGTGAGCGGGGCGCTCCTCGCTCGAGACGAGCTGACCCTTCGCGTCCTTCTCCTGATTCTTGTGGCCGGCACGGGGGCGAGAACGGCGGCACTGGGCTTCAACCGCTTGCTGGACCGCAAGATCGACCGCGACAACCCCCGCACCCGAGGACGCGAGCTTCCCTCGGGCATCATGTCCGTCGCCGAGGCTTGGCTGGTAACCGGCCTGGGAGTGGTCGTTTTCCTCCTGGCAGCGCTGGCCATCTCGCCGCTTTGCCTCTGGCTCTCACCCATTCCACTCGCGTTGTTCATTCTGTACCCACTCCTGAAACGGCTCACCATGTGGGCACACCTCGGAGTGGGCGCGGCGCTCGCGATGGGTCCTTTGGGGGCGTGGTTCGCGGTGAAACTCGAGTTTACGGATTTCGAAAATGCGTTGCTCCTCTGCTTCTTCACTTTCTTCTGGGTTTCGGGGTTCGACATCATCTACGCAACGCTCGACATCGATTTTGATCGCAGCTACGGCTTGCATTCCCTTCCCGCCCGTCTCGGTCGCGAGGCGGCCCTTCGGGTCTCGCTCGGGTTGCACCTCCTCGCGTTCGGCTTGCTCGTCACCCTCTACGTTCGCGCGCTCGAGGGGGTCGTGTCGCTTCTCCTCCTCGCCCTGGTCGGAGCACTCTTGCTCGTCGAGCACCAAAAAGCGGGCGATGTGGACCTCGCCTTCTTCAAAGTGAACGCGATCGTAGGTTTCGTCGTCCTCGGCCTGGTGGTCGCCGGGACACAGATGTAG
- a CDS encoding UbiX family flavin prenyltransferase, with amino-acid sequence MRILVGLSGSSGIIYGVKFLQRCPGDKYLVVSKWGAQVLEHELGLGVDDLRAHAKAVFADDDLSAPFASGSNRYDALVLLPCSVSTLGKIANGIADTLITRAAQVALKERIRLVVGIRETPLSTQMLENAWKLSRDGAIVMPVSPPWYRNPRSMDEVVSGFVDKVLPLVGVPVEGGWRSDEL; translated from the coding sequence ATGCGGATCTTGGTTGGGCTAAGTGGTTCATCCGGAATAATCTATGGTGTCAAGTTCCTCCAGCGCTGTCCCGGTGACAAATATCTCGTCGTTTCGAAGTGGGGTGCCCAGGTTCTCGAGCACGAGCTCGGCCTCGGTGTCGACGACCTCAGAGCTCACGCAAAGGCGGTTTTCGCCGACGACGACCTGTCCGCCCCCTTTGCGTCGGGATCCAATCGCTACGATGCCCTCGTCCTTCTGCCCTGCAGCGTGTCGACTCTCGGGAAAATCGCGAATGGAATCGCCGACACGCTGATCACCCGGGCTGCCCAGGTGGCGCTCAAGGAGCGGATCCGACTCGTGGTGGGGATTCGCGAGACCCCGCTGTCGACCCAGATGCTCGAGAATGCATGGAAGCTTTCGAGAGACGGTGCGATCGTGATGCCGGTCTCCCCGCCCTGGTACCGGAACCCTCGATCGATGGACGAAGTCGTCTCCGGATTCGTGGACAAGGTTCTCCCTCTGGTCGGCGTTCCCGTCGAAGGGGGCTGGCGGTCCGACGAGCTATAG
- the mqnE gene encoding aminofutalosine synthase MqnE, protein MTLSATDITFRDEKLVPIWEKLLGSRRLDKQDGLTLLQTWDLTALGKMADHVKQSKTGENVFFVMNRQINPTNLCVLDCTFCDFAAKPGDPHAYEMSIDEILRKLDEEITEVHIVGGLHPKWRFEDYLGILEAIHQSYPSLQIKAWTAVEIDWFARIGRMSLEEVIERMKEKGLRSLPGGGAEVFSERVRRETFKNKIGADRWFEVHRIAHRMGIPSNATLLYGHIETYEERIDHMLRLRRAQEEEPGFLSFIPLALQPGNTGLAERQASAIEDLRTVATARLLLDNFDHIKSYWVMLGEDTASVALNFGASDLDGTIGEERIAHYAQAKSAVGLARDRLLGMIRESGKTPVERDALYNVIRVYH, encoded by the coding sequence ATGACTTTAAGCGCGACCGACATCACCTTCCGCGACGAGAAGCTTGTACCCATCTGGGAAAAACTGCTCGGCTCGCGACGCCTCGACAAGCAAGACGGCCTCACGTTGTTACAGACCTGGGATCTGACCGCCCTCGGAAAGATGGCCGATCACGTGAAGCAATCGAAGACCGGCGAGAACGTCTTCTTCGTAATGAACCGCCAAATCAATCCGACGAACCTCTGCGTTCTGGACTGTACGTTCTGTGATTTCGCCGCCAAGCCGGGCGACCCCCATGCATACGAGATGAGCATCGACGAGATCCTAAGAAAGCTCGACGAGGAGATTACGGAAGTACACATCGTGGGTGGGCTCCACCCCAAATGGCGTTTCGAGGACTACCTGGGAATCCTCGAGGCGATCCATCAGTCCTACCCGAGTCTCCAAATCAAGGCCTGGACCGCGGTGGAGATCGACTGGTTCGCCCGAATCGGCAGGATGAGCCTCGAAGAGGTGATCGAGAGGATGAAGGAGAAGGGCTTGAGGTCCCTGCCGGGCGGAGGAGCCGAGGTCTTCTCCGAACGGGTGCGGCGTGAGACTTTCAAGAACAAGATCGGAGCGGACCGCTGGTTCGAGGTCCATCGGATCGCCCACCGGATGGGAATTCCTTCGAATGCAACGCTGCTCTACGGTCACATCGAGACGTATGAGGAGCGGATCGATCACATGCTGCGCCTGAGACGAGCCCAGGAGGAAGAGCCCGGATTTCTGTCCTTCATCCCGCTGGCGCTCCAGCCGGGGAACACCGGGCTCGCCGAGCGACAGGCTTCTGCCATCGAAGACCTACGCACGGTGGCGACCGCACGGCTCCTCCTCGACAACTTCGATCACATCAAGTCCTACTGGGTCATGCTCGGCGAAGACACGGCTTCGGTGGCGCTCAACTTCGGGGCGAGCGATCTCGACGGAACCATCGGCGAGGAGCGCATCGCCCATTACGCGCAGGCGAAGAGTGCGGTCGGGTTGGCGCGTGACCGGCTTCTCGGGATGATCCGGGAGTCCGGCAAGACTCCGGTCGAGCGAGATGCGCTCTATAACGTCATCCGCGTATACCATTGA
- a CDS encoding menaquinone biosynthesis protein: MRLLVGQISYLNSQPFYPLLGEHRLIPTPPRELGLMAMKGEIDAGILATADYLVCEERYEPIAQLGVANREEVHSIVLASKRPFEALSGATIGITEETSTSVRLLRLLLEVRHRARPKQYVRGLRETADAFLIIGNEALGEKVRPRPGFPHRYDLASEWWAWKGLPFVFALWAIRRSLPIDVKRGFAELLERSFDAGMSQIEEIAARFAPALGRPEDLSKYLRNFHYRLGEAEMQGLAEFRRLVLQHRMLEPI; encoded by the coding sequence ATGAGACTGCTAGTCGGGCAGATTTCGTACCTGAACAGCCAGCCGTTCTATCCGCTTCTGGGCGAGCATCGACTGATCCCCACCCCGCCGCGCGAGCTCGGGCTAATGGCAATGAAGGGGGAGATCGACGCGGGGATCCTCGCCACCGCGGATTATCTCGTCTGCGAGGAACGCTACGAGCCCATCGCCCAGCTCGGCGTAGCCAACCGCGAAGAAGTCCACAGCATCGTGCTCGCGAGCAAGAGACCCTTCGAGGCCCTTTCCGGGGCGACGATCGGGATCACCGAAGAGACCTCGACCTCGGTGCGCCTGCTTCGCCTCCTGCTCGAAGTCCGGCACCGCGCCCGGCCCAAGCAGTACGTTCGCGGGCTGAGGGAGACCGCCGACGCGTTTCTCATCATCGGCAACGAAGCTTTGGGAGAGAAGGTGCGACCGAGACCTGGCTTTCCTCACCGCTATGATCTGGCATCCGAATGGTGGGCGTGGAAGGGGCTTCCGTTCGTCTTCGCCCTCTGGGCCATCCGTCGCTCCCTACCCATCGACGTGAAACGGGGCTTCGCCGAGCTTCTCGAGCGGTCGTTCGATGCGGGAATGTCGCAAATCGAGGAGATCGCGGCTCGATTCGCGCCGGCGCTCGGAAGACCCGAGGACCTCTCCAAGTACCTCCGCAACTTCCATTACCGCCTCGGAGAGGCGGAGATGCAGGGGCTCGCGGAGTTTCGGCGACTCGTGCTCCAGCATCGCATGCTCGAGCCGATCTGA
- the mqnC gene encoding cyclic dehypoxanthinyl futalosine synthase has protein sequence MNIETIRTKVRDGERLAPEDGLFLLREASILDLGQLSMEVRNRRHPEPVVTYVVDTNPNYTNVCNVDCTFCAFYRPPEHPEAYTHSIDEMMERIARSVERGVTTVLMQGGVNSELPLDYYIDMVRTVRARFPDVTPHFWSAVEIEGMAAVSRLTVREVLLRLKQAGQTTIPGGGAEILSERVRRKISHKKGLTAGWLDVHREAHAIGFRSTATMMYGHVETEEDIVEHFESIRRLQDEFSGFTAFVPWSFKPGNTPLVNKIPRHAGPNRYLRILAAARLYLDNFDHIQASWFSEGKKTGQVALHWGADDFGGTLFEENVHAATGFVNQTSTEEVKTLIREAGFRPAQRTTLYQILRYD, from the coding sequence GTGAACATCGAGACCATTCGTACGAAAGTTCGCGACGGCGAGCGACTCGCCCCCGAGGACGGGCTGTTTCTCCTGCGTGAGGCCTCCATTCTCGACCTCGGGCAGCTCTCGATGGAAGTGCGGAACCGCCGCCATCCCGAACCGGTCGTCACCTACGTCGTGGACACGAACCCGAACTACACCAACGTCTGTAACGTCGATTGCACGTTCTGCGCTTTCTATCGGCCCCCGGAGCACCCCGAGGCGTACACGCACTCGATCGACGAGATGATGGAGCGCATCGCACGCTCGGTCGAGCGTGGCGTCACGACGGTTTTGATGCAGGGGGGCGTGAACTCTGAACTGCCTCTCGACTATTACATCGACATGGTGCGAACCGTGCGGGCGCGTTTCCCCGACGTGACCCCTCACTTCTGGTCGGCGGTCGAGATCGAGGGAATGGCCGCCGTGTCCCGGCTCACGGTTCGGGAAGTGCTCCTTCGTCTGAAACAGGCGGGCCAAACCACGATCCCTGGCGGCGGAGCCGAGATCCTGTCGGAGCGCGTCCGGCGCAAGATCTCGCACAAGAAAGGACTCACCGCCGGCTGGCTCGACGTCCATCGCGAAGCCCATGCGATCGGGTTTCGATCCACCGCGACGATGATGTACGGACATGTCGAGACCGAAGAGGACATCGTGGAGCACTTCGAGAGCATCCGCCGCCTCCAGGACGAGTTCTCCGGGTTCACCGCCTTCGTTCCCTGGAGCTTCAAGCCGGGAAATACTCCCCTGGTAAACAAGATACCGCGCCACGCGGGCCCGAACCGATACCTGCGCATCCTCGCGGCGGCAAGGCTCTACCTGGATAACTTCGATCACATCCAAGCATCCTGGTTCTCCGAGGGGAAGAAAACCGGCCAAGTGGCTCTTCATTGGGGAGCGGACGATTTCGGCGGCACTCTATTCGAGGAGAACGTCCACGCTGCCACGGGTTTCGTGAATCAGACGTCGACCGAAGAGGTCAAGACGTTGATTCGGGAGGCCGGTTTTCGACCCGCCCAGCGAACGACGCTCTACCAAATCCTTCGCTACGACTGA
- a CDS encoding NAD(P)H-dependent glycerol-3-phosphate dehydrogenase, whose protein sequence is MNVAVIGAGAWGTALSRLLCLKGHRVTMWCREEDVRLSLHETRVNERFLPGVRLPQELAVTGDLGRAAALAEALVLAVPSQFLRGVLQGLVGHVRPGQRFVSATKGLEESTLRRMSEVVTEVFPFAPDVTVLSGPTFASEVARDEPTALVAASSSEEAAQLVQSSFSMASFRIYTSGDIIGVELGGAVKNVIALAAGVARGLGLGHNPIAAIMTRGLAEIARLTEAMGGRRDTLAGLAGMGDLVLTCTGHLSRNRHVGVELGRGKSIQEVTASMVQVAEGVRTTHATVALARRHDVEMPIAFQMERLLRGETCPKAVVEELMARPLKAES, encoded by the coding sequence GTGAACGTCGCCGTCATCGGGGCTGGGGCCTGGGGGACGGCACTTTCGAGACTCCTGTGCCTCAAGGGGCACCGTGTCACCATGTGGTGCCGCGAGGAGGACGTTCGGCTCTCGCTTCACGAGACGCGGGTGAACGAGCGCTTCCTACCCGGGGTTCGACTGCCGCAAGAGCTCGCGGTGACGGGAGACTTGGGGCGGGCGGCGGCACTGGCCGAAGCCCTGGTGCTCGCGGTTCCATCTCAGTTTCTCCGCGGAGTGCTTCAGGGCCTCGTCGGCCACGTGCGGCCCGGCCAAAGATTCGTAAGCGCGACCAAAGGTCTCGAGGAATCGACGCTGCGGCGCATGAGCGAGGTCGTGACCGAGGTCTTTCCCTTCGCGCCGGACGTCACCGTCCTGTCCGGGCCAACGTTCGCGTCGGAGGTTGCCCGAGACGAACCGACGGCGCTGGTGGCCGCGAGCTCTAGCGAAGAAGCGGCACAGCTTGTCCAGAGCAGCTTCTCGATGGCCAGTTTTCGCATCTATACGAGCGGCGATATCATCGGCGTGGAGCTCGGAGGGGCGGTCAAGAACGTCATCGCGCTCGCTGCGGGTGTGGCCCGTGGTCTCGGGCTCGGCCACAACCCCATCGCCGCCATCATGACCCGAGGTCTCGCCGAGATCGCCCGGCTGACGGAGGCCATGGGCGGACGTCGCGACACCCTGGCGGGACTGGCAGGGATGGGCGATCTGGTGCTGACCTGCACCGGCCACCTTTCCCGCAACCGACACGTGGGCGTCGAGCTTGGCCGTGGCAAATCGATTCAGGAGGTGACCGCCAGCATGGTACAGGTCGCCGAGGGTGTCAGAACCACCCACGCGACGGTTGCCCTGGCTCGGCGACACGATGTCGAAATGCCCATCGCTTTTCAAATGGAACGACTGCTGCGCGGGGAGACCTGTCCGAAAGCCGTCGTCGAAGAGCTCATGGCTCGGCCGCTGAAGGCGGAGTCCTGA
- a CDS encoding MetS family NSS transporter small subunit has protein sequence METSALVTMFVIVGGIWGGFAYFLYQNVKRERDQP, from the coding sequence GTGGAAACAAGCGCCCTGGTAACGATGTTCGTCATCGTCGGCGGTATCTGGGGTGGATTCGCCTACTTCCTCTATCAGAACGTGAAACGGGAACGGGACCAGCCCTGA
- the tilS gene encoding tRNA lysidine(34) synthetase TilS, whose protein sequence is MLVRRVSATIERYEMVSPGERVLVGVSGGADSVALAQVMAELGHPLAVAHLNHGLRSDADQDEIFASALAQRLGVPFVSDRLDLLLEARKNRRSIEDEGHQARYRFFKRSAARLRCTRIAVGHTMDDQAETFLLRLLRGSGTRGLAAAYPKVDGLIIRPLLEARRSDVEEFLHDRGLTYRQDSSNQDLRFARNRVRHMLLPELRRHFNPRVVEALAGAAALLQDDEGWMERLTADALGELARETDDGALVLDVSPLAHHSDAMKRRIVRQALSRVRGHLRNVGRAHVDQVLSLLADGKSGRELHLPGVLVRRSFDRLIMTCEPGRIERNRSKHGYNGFEYRLPIPAKLLIRERGGTLTAAWRRSGATEEITEPKASGDSVVLALAGEFPELMVRSARRGDRFRPLGASGSKPLTRYLMERKVPSEKRWAVPLVARARGGEILWVVGHGVSESSRLRSGVRQLELGWVGG, encoded by the coding sequence ATGCTGGTTCGAAGGGTCTCGGCCACCATCGAGCGATACGAAATGGTCTCCCCCGGGGAGCGCGTCCTCGTGGGCGTATCCGGAGGAGCCGATTCCGTGGCACTCGCCCAGGTGATGGCCGAGCTGGGCCATCCTCTCGCCGTCGCCCACTTGAACCACGGTTTGCGCTCCGACGCCGACCAAGACGAGATTTTCGCATCCGCCCTCGCCCAAAGGCTCGGTGTCCCCTTCGTTTCCGACCGGCTCGACTTGTTGCTCGAGGCAAGAAAAAACCGCCGCTCGATCGAGGACGAAGGGCATCAGGCCCGTTATCGTTTCTTCAAACGGTCCGCCGCCCGGCTCCGGTGCACACGCATTGCCGTCGGCCACACGATGGACGACCAGGCAGAAACATTCCTGCTCCGGTTGCTCAGAGGGTCGGGAACACGGGGTCTCGCAGCGGCGTACCCTAAGGTAGATGGCTTGATCATTCGGCCGCTCCTCGAAGCGAGACGAAGCGATGTCGAGGAATTTCTGCACGACCGCGGCCTGACGTACCGACAGGATTCTTCCAACCAGGATCTCCGTTTTGCGCGAAACCGCGTGCGCCACATGTTGTTGCCCGAGCTTCGGCGCCATTTCAACCCACGAGTCGTGGAAGCCCTCGCCGGCGCCGCCGCCCTCCTTCAGGATGATGAGGGGTGGATGGAGCGATTGACAGCCGATGCACTCGGGGAGTTGGCCCGAGAAACGGACGACGGTGCCCTCGTGCTGGACGTGAGCCCGCTTGCCCACCACTCCGACGCGATGAAGCGCCGCATCGTGCGACAGGCCCTCTCTCGGGTCCGAGGGCACCTCAGGAACGTGGGTCGGGCCCACGTCGATCAGGTACTCTCGCTTCTCGCCGACGGCAAGAGTGGCCGGGAGCTCCACCTGCCCGGAGTGTTGGTCCGGCGCTCCTTCGATCGGCTGATCATGACCTGCGAACCAGGACGAATCGAGCGCAACCGCTCGAAACATGGCTATAATGGCTTCGAGTACCGCTTGCCCATCCCTGCCAAGCTTCTCATCCGGGAGAGGGGAGGGACGCTGACGGCGGCATGGAGGAGAAGCGGAGCGACCGAAGAAATCACGGAGCCGAAGGCTTCGGGAGACTCGGTGGTCCTGGCTCTCGCGGGAGAGTTTCCCGAGTTGATGGTCAGGAGCGCGCGGCGAGGAGACCGTTTTCGGCCCTTGGGCGCGAGCGGTTCCAAACCTCTCACGCGATATCTAATGGAACGGAAAGTGCCTAGCGAGAAAAGATGGGCCGTCCCGCTGGTCGCCCGCGCCCGGGGCGGGGAGATCCTCTGGGTAGTCGGCCATGGGGTTTCGGAGTCTTCCCGTTTGCGCTCGGGAGTGAGACAGCTCGAGCTCGGTTGGGTCGGCGGATGA
- a CDS encoding phosphoribosyltransferase family protein — protein sequence MTTEGELTVLFDEGAIRSRVHELGRTITEDFSEGNIACVGVLPNSLVFMADLIRHIRRSLTCDFLKVDTQSPRRVDIAFGSASDFGGRDVLLIQGVVDTGVTLSFIRGQIEETWRPRTLRVAALINRENHRKVDSPVDYVCFELTEEGFAAGYGLGFNEHFRGTPFLGMMRQSR from the coding sequence ATGACGACCGAGGGAGAATTGACGGTGCTCTTCGATGAGGGCGCGATTCGCTCCCGCGTCCACGAGCTCGGACGCACGATCACCGAGGATTTCTCCGAGGGCAACATCGCCTGCGTCGGCGTTCTGCCCAACTCGTTGGTGTTCATGGCGGACCTCATCCGGCACATTCGCCGCTCGCTTACCTGCGATTTCCTGAAGGTGGATACCCAGAGCCCGAGGCGTGTCGACATCGCTTTCGGCTCGGCGAGCGATTTCGGAGGCCGCGACGTGCTGCTCATCCAGGGCGTGGTGGACACGGGGGTTACGTTGTCTTTCATCAGGGGCCAAATCGAGGAGACCTGGAGGCCACGGACCCTGAGGGTTGCGGCTCTCATCAATCGTGAGAACCACCGCAAAGTGGACAGTCCGGTGGATTATGTATGCTTCGAGCTCACCGAGGAAGGCTTCGCCGCCGGCTATGGGCTCGGGTTCAACGAGCATTTTCGGGGGACGCCTTTTCTCGGAATGATGCGGCAATCAAGGTAG
- the ftsH gene encoding ATP-dependent zinc metalloprotease FtsH — translation MKNLMFWMVAALVIFLFWSVSSRIQKNERELSFSDFMAQLERGHVAKVTITGTGAGSQIVGEFKNGQSIRTFAPPQVDNLVNTMLDKGVEVRARDANSSSWIGHIISWTPIVIMIAFLIFFMRQMQGSGNRALSFGKSMAKLSSSQQKKVTFKDVAGVDEAKEELQEIIDFLREPQKFQKLGGRIPKGVLLMGPPGTGKTLLARAISGEANVPFFSISGSDFVEMFVGVGASRVRDLFEQGKKNAPCIIFIDEIDAVGRHRGAGLGGGHDEREQTLNQLLVEMDGFESNEGVILIAATNRPDVLDPALLRPGRFDRRVVVSLPDVLGREGVLKVHTSRIPLANDVNLTILARGTPGFSGADLANLVNEAALNAARRGQKVVMMDDFEEAKDKVLMGAERRSMIMSDEEKKTTAYHEAGHALVAAFIDKADPIHKVTIIPRGMAMGVTMLLPETDRHSHDKEYVEAMIAVKMGGRIAEEMVLGQMTTGAHDDLEKATELARKMVCEWGMSEKMGPLTFGRREEQVFLGRDIARHQDYSEDTAIKIDQEVKRIVEQSYAKAKALLTENRAILERVSEALLEREVLDAEEVKLLIEGLPLKEKEPTARDLVAEKPEPKGKEEKERKAPLTPPILQNPGSVTQS, via the coding sequence ATGAAGAACTTGATGTTCTGGATGGTTGCTGCCCTCGTCATCTTTCTCTTCTGGAGCGTCTCTTCCCGAATCCAGAAGAACGAGCGCGAGCTCAGCTTCAGCGACTTCATGGCACAGCTCGAGCGCGGTCACGTCGCCAAGGTCACCATCACCGGCACGGGAGCGGGCAGCCAGATCGTCGGCGAGTTCAAGAACGGCCAGTCGATTCGGACGTTTGCGCCACCCCAGGTGGACAACCTCGTGAACACGATGCTGGACAAAGGGGTCGAAGTCAGGGCCAGGGACGCCAACAGCTCCTCTTGGATTGGCCATATCATCAGCTGGACGCCCATCGTCATCATGATCGCTTTTCTCATCTTCTTCATGAGACAGATGCAAGGTTCGGGCAACCGCGCCCTGTCGTTTGGAAAGAGCATGGCCAAGCTGAGCAGCAGCCAGCAGAAAAAAGTGACGTTCAAGGACGTCGCCGGCGTCGATGAAGCGAAGGAGGAGCTCCAGGAGATCATCGACTTTCTCCGAGAGCCCCAGAAGTTCCAGAAGCTCGGGGGGCGGATTCCCAAAGGCGTCCTGCTCATGGGTCCTCCGGGAACCGGCAAGACGCTGCTCGCGCGCGCCATCTCCGGCGAAGCCAACGTCCCTTTCTTCTCCATCAGCGGCTCTGACTTCGTGGAGATGTTCGTGGGAGTGGGCGCGAGCCGCGTGCGCGATCTTTTCGAGCAGGGCAAGAAGAACGCTCCTTGCATCATTTTCATCGACGAGATCGACGCGGTAGGCCGCCATCGCGGCGCCGGTCTCGGTGGGGGTCACGACGAGCGGGAGCAGACCTTGAATCAGCTGCTCGTGGAGATGGACGGTTTCGAGTCGAACGAAGGCGTGATTCTCATCGCCGCCACGAACCGGCCCGACGTCCTGGATCCGGCGCTCCTTCGTCCCGGACGGTTCGACCGGCGCGTCGTGGTATCGCTCCCCGACGTTCTGGGACGCGAGGGTGTCCTGAAGGTCCACACGAGCCGCATCCCGCTCGCGAACGATGTCAACCTCACGATCCTGGCGCGCGGGACGCCGGGGTTCTCCGGCGCTGATCTGGCAAATCTCGTCAACGAAGCCGCGTTGAACGCGGCGCGGCGGGGGCAAAAAGTCGTCATGATGGACGACTTCGAGGAGGCCAAGGACAAAGTGCTCATGGGCGCCGAAAGGCGCTCGATGATCATGAGCGACGAGGAGAAGAAAACGACCGCCTATCACGAGGCGGGTCACGCTCTGGTCGCCGCATTCATCGACAAGGCGGACCCGATCCACAAGGTCACGATCATCCCCAGGGGAATGGCCATGGGCGTGACCATGCTTTTGCCCGAAACCGATCGCCACAGCCACGACAAGGAGTACGTGGAGGCCATGATCGCCGTCAAGATGGGCGGCCGGATCGCCGAAGAGATGGTGCTCGGACAGATGACCACCGGTGCCCACGACGATCTGGAGAAGGCGACGGAGCTGGCGCGCAAGATGGTCTGTGAGTGGGGCATGAGCGAGAAGATGGGACCTCTCACGTTCGGCAGACGTGAGGAGCAGGTTTTCCTCGGACGCGACATCGCTCGTCACCAGGACTACAGCGAGGACACCGCCATCAAGATCGACCAGGAGGTCAAGCGCATCGTGGAGCAGAGCTACGCCAAGGCGAAGGCTCTCCTCACGGAGAATCGGGCCATATTGGAGCGGGTGTCCGAGGCCCTCCTCGAACGGGAGGTCCTCGACGCCGAGGAAGTGAAGTTGCTGATCGAGGGGCTGCCGCTCAAGGAAAAGGAGCCGACGGCTCGTGATCTGGTAGCGGAGAAGCCGGAGCCCAAAGGGAAGGAAGAAAAGGAGCGTAAAGCTCCCCTGACACCTCCTATTCTGCAGAATCCGGGAAGCGTCACGCAGAGCTAG
- the folP gene encoding dihydropteroate synthase has translation MGVVNVTPDSFYSASRVLDESAAVERALMMVEAGADIIDIGGESTRPGAEDLSESQELDRVIPVVERLRRETEVILSVDTRKAAVAKRALVAGADVINDVSALSADERMASVVAESGAGVVLMHMKGRPKTMQEQPRYDDVVAEVRAHLRDQVRLAERAGIRSESILVDPGIGFGKSLEHNLMLLNRLPELLSLGKPILVGTSRKSFLGRILSRPPEQRLFATASSVACAVLRGTHLVRVHDVAEMRDVLLVADAVRNEKADSGESR, from the coding sequence ATGGGGGTCGTAAACGTGACCCCGGACTCCTTCTACTCCGCGAGCCGCGTCCTCGACGAGTCCGCCGCGGTGGAAAGGGCTCTGATGATGGTGGAGGCGGGCGCGGACATCATCGACATCGGCGGCGAATCCACGCGCCCGGGGGCCGAAGATCTGTCCGAGAGCCAAGAGCTGGACCGGGTCATCCCCGTCGTCGAGAGGCTCCGCCGGGAGACCGAAGTCATACTCTCGGTGGACACGCGCAAAGCGGCCGTGGCGAAGCGCGCTCTCGTGGCCGGCGCCGACGTGATCAACGACGTCTCCGCCCTGAGCGCCGACGAGCGAATGGCGTCCGTCGTGGCGGAGTCCGGGGCGGGCGTCGTCCTCATGCACATGAAGGGACGCCCGAAGACCATGCAGGAACAGCCAAGGTATGACGACGTCGTCGCCGAGGTCCGGGCTCATCTTCGAGACCAGGTTCGACTCGCGGAGCGCGCCGGGATCCGAAGCGAATCCATCCTGGTCGACCCCGGAATCGGATTCGGCAAGTCTCTCGAGCACAACTTGATGCTGCTGAACCGGCTTCCCGAGCTTCTTAGTCTGGGCAAACCCATTCTCGTGGGAACCTCGCGAAAGAGCTTTCTTGGTCGCATTCTCTCGCGACCGCCCGAGCAAAGGCTCTTCGCCACCGCCTCGAGCGTTGCCTGCGCGGTGCTCCGCGGCACCCACTTGGTGCGGGTCCACGACGTTGCCGAGATGCGTGACGTTCTTCTCGTGGCCGATGCCGTCAGGAACGAGAAGGCGGATTCGGGCGAGAGCCGATGA